A region of the Sodalis ligni genome:
ACATAGAGATTCGTAAAGAGGCATGAAAACAAGAAATTGGCTCCTCTGACTGGACTCGAACCAGTGACATACGGATTAACAGTCCGCCGTTCTACCGACTGAACTACAGAGGAATTGTCGGAACGCCGCGAATACTAATGATGCCGGCCGGATTTGTCAAAGCGCATTTTCTTTTAGGGGCACGTTTGACCAAATCCTCGCCAGGATGCTGATTTTACAAGCAAAACCCCATTATCTCAAGGTTCATAGGCAGTTAACATGGCCTATCTCCTTTCCGGACGTTTGCCCAGGCCGGGTTGGGTCGGGCTCGCGACTGATTGTCCAGCCATCGTCACGCCATTGTCCATTGTGTCCACAATGTCCATTTTCCCGCCCCGTTAGGCACATCTTGTGTCCGGTTCCCGACAAATGGTTTGTTGTTTGTTCATAACCCGGTCCTAAAATAATAACCGTTTTAAAATAAATATATAAAAATCAATTAATTGTACATGACGTGCTTTTGGTACATTCCCTGCTTGATAGAAAAGGTCAATCCACTCACAGGAGAATGTTCATGGCTATCCGTCAATGCGCCATTTATGGCAAAGGTGGCATAGGTAAATCCACTACGACCCAAAACCTCGTGGCCGCCCTGGCCGAGATAGGCAAGAAGGTCATGATCATCGGTTGCGATCCGAAAGCGGACTCAACCCGGCTGATCCTTCATGCCAAAGCACAGAATACCATTATGGAACTGGCCGCCGAAGTCGGCTCGGTTGAAGATCTGGAACTGGAAGATGTCTTGCAGGTGGGCTATGCGGGCATCCGCTGCGCGGAGTCAGGCGGCCCGGAGCCGGGCGTGGGCTGTGCCGGCCGCGGCGTCATTACCGCCATTAACTTCCTGGAGGAAGAGGGCGCCTATGAGGACTCCCTGGACTTTGTTTTCTATGACGTACTGGGGGATGTGGTGTGCGGCGGGTTCGCCATGCCCATTCGTGAAAACAAGGCGCAGGAAATCTATATCGTCTGTTCCGGCGAGATGATGGCCATGTATGCCGCCAATAATATCTGTAAAGGCATCGTGAAATACGCCAAATCCGGCAAGGTGCGTTTAGGCGGACTGATTTGCAATTCCCGCCAGACTGACCGCGAAGATGAACTGATTATCGCCCTGGCGGAAAAACTGGGCACGCAAATGATTCATTTCGTACCCCGGCACAATATCGTGCAGCGGGCGGAAATCCGCCGCATGACCGTGATCGAATACGATCCTACCTGCGATCAGGCTAATGAATACCGCACCCTGGCGAAAAAAATCGTTGATAACAAACTGATGGTAATCCCGACGCCGGTGACTATGGACGAATTGGAGGCGCTGCTGATGGAATTCGGCATTTTGGATGTGGAAGACGAAAACATCATCGGCAAAACCGCCGCGGAAGAAGCGCAGTCCGTCTGATATCAACCTGCGTCAGTCCCTGAGCCGGCTACGGCTGGCTTAGGACATCAAGCCCACTATTTCTCGTAAAGGATATCGCCATGACCGATATTACCGGCGAACAAACCCTGGCGCTGATTCAGGAAGTGCTGGAAGTTTTCCCTGAAAAAGCCCGTAAAGAACGTGCCAAGCATTATATGCTGAGCTCCCCGGAAATGGAGAGCGTCGGTAAATGCATCACCTCCAACCGGAAATCGCAGCCTGGCGTCATGACGGTGCGCGGCTGCGCCTATGCCGGCTCGAAGGGGGTGGTGTTCGGACCTATCAAAGACATGGCCCATATTTCCCATGGCCCTATCGGCTGCGGTCAATATTCCCGCGCCGGACGCCGTAACTATTATACCGGCTACAGCGGCGTAAATGCGTTCGGTACGCTGAATTTCACCTCTGATTTTCAGGAAAAGGACATTGTGTTCGGCGGCGATAAAAAGCTGGCCAAGCTGATAGAAGAGATGGAAACGCTGTTTCCGTTAACCAAGGGGATTTCCGTTCAATCGGAATGCCCGGTGGGCCTTATCGGCGACGATATCGAAGCGGTGGCGCGGGAAGCGCAGAAAAAACTCGACAAACCGGTGGTGCCGGTGCGTTGCGAGGGGTTCCGCGGCGTGTCCCAGTCTCTGGGCCACCATATCGCCAACGATGTGGTGCGTGACTGGATCCTGTCCAATCGTGACGAAAAAGAGTTCGAAACCACCCCTTATGACGTCGCCATTATCGGCGATTACAATATCGGCGGCGATGCCTGGGCTTCCCGGATCCTGCTACAGGAAATCGGCCTGCGCGTAGCGGCGCAGTGGTCCGGCGACGGCACCCTGGTGGAAATGGAGAATACGCCGAAGGTGAAATTGAACCTGGTGCACTGCTACCGCTCAATGAACTATATCTCCCGTCATATGGAAGAAAAATACGGCATTCCCTGGATGGAATACAACTTCTTCGGCCCGACCAAAATAGCCGAATCCCTGCGCAAAATCGCCGCGCTGTTCGATGAGCATATACAAGCCCAAACCGAACAGGTCATTGCCCGCTACCAGGGGCAAACCGAGGCCGTGATTGCCAAGTACCGTCCGCGTCTGGAAGGCAAGCGGGTGCTGTTGTATCTCGGCGGCCTGCGTCCCCGTCATGTTATCGGCGCTTATGAGGATCTGGGAATGGAAATCGTCGGCAGCGGCTATGAATTTGCCCATAACGACGACTATGACCGCACCTTGCCGGATCTGCATAAGAGTACTTTATTGTTTGACGATGCCAGCAGCTTTGAGCTGGAAGAGATCATCAAAATCCTCAAACCCGACCTGATAGGTTCCGGCATCAAAGAGAAATACATCTTCCAGAAGATGGGCTTCCCTTTCCGGCAGATGCACTCCTGGGACTATTCCGGTCCTTATCACGGCTACGACGGTTTTGCCGTTTTCGCCCGGGATATGGACATGACGTTGAACAATCCGAGCTGGACCCAAATGACTGCGCCGTGGCTGAAAACCGCCTGAGATTGCCTGCTTGCTAAACCCGTCGGTTCACAGATTTGTGGCGCGGGAGGAGAGAATCATGAGTCAGAGTGTTGAAAAAACCAAAGCCTGTTACCCGCTGTTTGAAGAGGCGGAATATCAGGCGCTGTTCACCAGCAAACGCGACCTGGAAGAAGCTCACGGCGAAGCCCGGGTGAAAGAGGTCTTTGCGTGGACCACCACGCCGGAATACCAGGAGCTGAACTTTAAACGGGAAGCCCTGACCATCGATCCGGCCAAAGCCTGTCAGCCGCTGGGGGCGGTGCTCTGTTCCCTGGGGTTTGCCAAGACGCTGCCGTATGTGCACGGTTCCCAAGGCTGCGTGGCGTATTTCCGCACCTATTTCAACCGGCATTTCAAGGAGCCGGTGGCCTGTGTTTCCGATTCCATGACCGAGGACGCGGCGGTGTTCGGCGGCAACAAGAATATGAATGATGGCCTGCAGAACGCTTCCGCGCTCTACAAACCGGAGGTTATCGCCGTCTCCACTACCTGTATGGCGGAAGTCATAGGCGACGATATCAGCGCCTTTATCGCCAACGCCAAAAAAGACGGTTTTGTGGACAGCAAGATAGCGGTGCCCTTTGCCCATACCCCGAGCTTTATCGGCAGCCACATTACCGGCTGGGATAATATGTTCGAAGGATTCGCCCGGGAATTCACCGACAAGAGCGCGGGCCGGGATTACCAGCCGGGCCGCAACGGCAAGATCAATCTGGTGACCGGCTTTGAAACCTACCTGGGTAATTACCGGGTTATCAAGCGCATGATGGAACAGATGGGGATCGGCTACAGCCTGCTGTCCGATCCCTCCGAGGTACTGGATACCCCGGCGGACGGAGAATACCGCATGTACGCCGGCGGCACCACGCAGGAAGAGATGCGCGACGCCCCCAACGCCATCGATACCTTGCTGCTGCAGCCCTGGCATCTGCTGAAAACCAAAAAAGTGGTGCAGGAAGAGTGGCAGCAGCCGGCGACCCCGGTCAGCATCCCCATGGGATTGAACGCCACCGACCGGTTTTTGATGACCGTCAGCGAACTCACCGGCAAACCCATTCCCGCTGCCCTTACGCTGGAGCGGGGGCGGCTGGTGGATATGATGCTCGATTCCCATACCTGGCTGCACGGCAAAGCTATGGCCTGTACGGCGATCCGGATTTTGTCATGGGCATGACCCAAATGCTGCTTGAACTGGGGTGTGAACCGACGGTTATCCTGTGCCATAACGCCAACAAGCGCTGGCAGAAAGCCATGAAAAAAATCCTGGCGGATTCCCCTTACGGCCAGGAGAGCGAAGTCTACATCAACTGCGACCTGTGGCACTTCCGTTCACTGATGTTTACCCGTAAACCGGATTTCATGATCGGCAACTCCTACGGCAAATTTATTCAGCGCGATACGCTGGCGAAGGGTGAGCAGTTTGAGGTCCCGCTGATTCGCATCGGCTTCCCGATCTTTGACCGCCACCATTTGCACCGCCTTTCCACCTGGGGCTATGAAGGCGCCATGACGGTATTGACCACCTTGGTGAACGCTTCGCTGGAAAAACTGGATCGCGACACCATGAAACTGGGCAAAACCGATTACAGCTACGATCTGATTCGCTAAGCCCTCCGCCCCGGACCTGTGCCGGGGCGGCTTTTGCTGGAGAACTGTGATGCCGAGTGTATTGTTCAGTGAAAAAAAAGATGGCTTGTATTGCTATATTGCCAAACAAGACCTGGAAGCGCGGGTCTTGCACATTGAGTTTGACGACGCGTCGTGCTGGGGCGGCAATGTCGAACTGGAGGGCGGCAAGTCTTATTATATTTATCCGCAACCGGGAAAACCGTCTCTTCCGGTGCGTCTGCGCGCCAGCAAAAGCGGCGGGGATGCTTCGGGAACAGGAGTATAAAAATGAATGTGCCAACAGACGATCCCTTATTCTGGCGCTTATTCGCCCTTGCGCAATTACTGCCGCAGTTTGCGCCGCAGGCCTTGATCCTCTGGCTGGAGCGGGAATGCCGGCAGCCCTTGTCGCCGGTCCTGCTTGCGCGGCTCGATCCCGCCGCGCTGGCACGGGACTTTCCCGCCGATGTCCCGCCGCCGTCGGCGGCGCAATGGCAGCAGGCGGCGGCCTGCCTGAAAGGTGATTTGCCAAGCCATCTCATTACGGACCCTGAGCGCGGGCAACCTTTGCAGCTGCGCGCCGCCTTTGCCTCCAGCAACGGTCTGATGGTGGACGGCCACTTTGGCCAAAGTACGTTGTTCTTTGTCTATGCCTTTGACGGACTCGAGCCTTTCCTGTATCAGGTACGCCGCTATCGCGATTTGCCTGACGGGCCGGAAGAGGGCAATGAAGCGCGGGCCAGGCTGTTAAGCGATTGCCATTTGCTGTTTTGCGAGGCCATCGGCGGCCCGGCCGCGGCCAGGGTCATCAGAAATAATATTCATCCGATTAAAATTAAGCCGCCCATGGATATCAGCCAACAGCTGCAAGCGCTGCAAACCATGCTCGGCGGCAGGATTCCGCCCTGGCTGGCGAAGCGGCTGGGTAAGGCATCCCCTTATATCCAACATGACTTTTCTTTGTAAGCGAATTGATTTAGAGGACTTGGAATCATTTGCCAGCCGGTATCCGCGGGCTGGCTTTAACATAGTTTCGTTTTGTTATAAGCAATTTTTTGATATTTTCATTCCCTTGGTTTATTGCTAACTCCAATGGCGTCAAATTATCACCATCCTTGATATCCATATTGATATGACGATTTTCCAAAAGTGCCTCGACAATATCTTCACTGCCCATGGCGACGGCGATATGCAATGCTGTGCTGCCCGCCGTATTGCACCGGTTGATATCAAGATTGGGAAAAGGCAGTAACAGTTTAACGATACTCAATCGATTTTCTGTTACTGCTTTTATCAAGGGGTAGTACGAGGGTTATCACCGTTAATGTTTATGGACTTATGGTTTATGATTTTTTCGTGATGGAAAAATCTTTCGTCAAAGATAAAAACAGGGCCGAGTGCCCATCATTGTTGATGATGTTGATGTCAGTGCGTTTGTCATCTATAAGTTGCCTGATGATGATTTTTTGCCACTGAATATGGCATAAATTAAAGCGGTATTCCCTTTGCAATCTTGAATATTGATATTGATATCACCATGTTTGAGTAATTTATTGCTTATCGCAAATATTCCCGTTTGTATCGCCATCATCAAGGGTGTTTTTCCTTTGTTGTCTTGAGGGTTGACGTCAATTTTTATATTGAAGCAAGTCAAGAATTATTTCCCTTGAGTCTAACTTCACGGCCAAAGCCAACGCTGTTAATCCACTATTATCTTTGACGTTGATGTCGAGATCTGAACGAGTAAGAATGTAATCTATTAATATCCTATTTCTAAAATAATTGCCGCCATCAATAGCGTGGTGCCATTTTGTAAGTATTATTTATAGGAAGTCTATTCTCTGTAAAGAAATGCGTGGCGGCTATAAAAATCGCAGGATGTTCTATTTCATAAAAGACATTTTCTGGATTATCAAGCCATTCTACATTTAAATTATTTGTGATTTGATTAATATCAGAATTGATAATAGAAAATTTAAGTAAATCTTCATCGAGAACGCCGCTTATTTTTCTCTTTTCAGAATATTCAAAGTAAGAGGAAATTGGATATAGTTTGACTTGTTCTCAATCCAATAAAACCTTCAATGTATCTGATTCTTATTTTTATTGTCTCCATTGCCAACTGAATCTGGAAATAACGCTGGCTGATATCATGTTTCGCTAAAGCAGTAGCAATAGCGCTATAAATCATTTCAGGATATTCCAAAACAAACTCATTGACGCCTTTGTCAAATTTAACACAATCCGTAAAACATAAAAAGGATAGTTTTTCCGCAAGTAATTATTTATATTGCTTGTTTTTCTGAAGCCAGGACTTTTCTTTTGCTTTACAGTGGCGTTTTTCTAAGATAGTCAAAACGCCGTTATAAACTTCATTCCCTAGGGAACTGATGATTTTCCCAAGGGAAATATCCCTGGTCAAATTCTGCATTAAATCACAAAGTGTGTTATCTGTCTCGGCGATTTTTTCAAAATCAATGGTTTTATCGCCAATCACATAATCAATGCCCCAAGGGTGTCTCTTAACTGATACTTATATGCATTGATATATTCATCGTTTCGGGATAATCCATGCATTTTATGGCATATTCAAAACTTTTTTCGATGAGTTGTTTTTGATTATCCAGATTTTTCGTAGATTTCGTTAGCGACAATACTGTTTATTTTTCAAAAATGCAGGGATGATATTCAATGCTATTCCAAGACCTTTTCAATATAAATGTACATCCTTCTCAGGTCATCTTGAATCTCAGGAGTGTTTTTTGCCACCAGCAGCATGATGCCATGCAAATATCGCCAGGAATCATGATAAAGGTTCAGTTTTAAGGGTTCGGGAATGCAGTCCGTGCACGAAAGTTCTTCAATAAAATGATTGATTATTTTGTCAACATTACCTGCTGCATTCCCTTGGCGTGAAATTTCATGCAACAAAATTTCAATCTGGGATAAATAGAATTGATACGGTTTATCTGGATTGTCTTCGGAAATATTATCATTGCGCTGAAGAATGTGATACATCTGCGCATCAGGGAATCAGCATGAGAGAAGGATGTTCTTGTTAAAGAAGAGACTGGAGTCTGTTGTAAATTGAATGGCACAGTTATATTGCCATTTATATTGTTTTCTATTGGCATAGTTGCTCGCTGCAATAATATTTTATAGTAAGAGTAGAACGTTGTTTATGACCGTGGCCGGAGCTTAATGTATTAACATTTAATCATAAGTCAATCTTCCCAGCTTCCAATTTACTTTTCTAAAAGAGATTTGTCCATTGGCGGCGCGCTGCCTGCCGATACCCGTATCTTCGGCAATCTGTTTTATCCATTGTCTGGTTTGTCGTATTCGTGACAATAAAAATATCTTACAAATCAGCAGGTAAAGGCTGGCCTCTGAATTGCATTGGATGTGCAATGGGTAAAATAACGCCGCTTGGCAGAGAGTTCATGATGAATAATAACGACATTGCCGCCCTGTTTGTGGAACCCGCCTGTGAACACAATGGCAAACACAAAACCGGTTGTAAACCGCCCAAGCCCGGCTCCACCGCCGGCGGCTGCGCTTTCGACGGCGCGCAGATCACCCTGCTGCCGGTGGCGGATGTGGCCCATCTGGTGCACGGTCCCATCGGCTGCGCGGGGAGTTCCTGGGACAATCGCGGCAGCCGCAGCTCGGGACCGGAGTTGAACCGGCTGGGTTTCACTACCGATCTCAGCGAGCAGGATGTCATCATGGGGCGGGGAGAGCGCCGACTGTTTCATGCGGTCCGCCACATTGCCGAACGCTACCGGCCGGCGGCAATCTTTATTTACAATACCTGCGTACCCGCCATGGAAGGGGATGATATCGAGTCAGTGTGCCGCTCGGCATCCGCCGCCGCCGGCATTCCGGTGATTGCGGTGGATGCCGCCGGTTTTTACGGCAGTAAAAACCTCGGTAACCGTATTGCCGGCGACGTCATGCTGCGTCAAGTCGTGGGGCAGCACGAACCGGCGCCCTGGCCCAGCGATTATCCGGTAGCGGAAAGCCTGGGGCATAGTATCGGCCTTATCGGCGAATACAACATTGCCGGTGAGTTCTGGCAGGTGCTGCCGCTGTTGGATGAATTGGGAGTGAGGGTGTTGTGCACCCTTTCCGGCGATGCGCGCTTTGCCGAAATCCAAACCCTGCATCGTTCCGAAGCCAATATGCTGGTATGTTCCCGCGCCTTGATCAATGTGGCCCGCCAGTTGAAAGAACAGTACGGCACTCCCTGGTTCGAGGGAAGTTTTTATGGTCTGCGCGAAATGTCTTCCTCCTTGCGCCAACTGGCGGGATTGCTGGGGGATGAGGATTTAATCGCCCGTACCGAGACCCTTATCGCCCGCGAAGAAGCCTTCGTCCAATCGAAATTGGCGCCCTGGCGCGATCGGCTGCGGGGGAAACGGGTTCTGCTCTATACCGGCGGGGTTAAATCCTGGTCGGTAGTGTCGGCGCTGCAGGATCTGGGGATGGACGTGGTGGCCACCGGCACCCGCAAATCAACCGAAGAGGATAAGGCCCGCATCCGCGCGCTGATGGGCGAGGACGCCCTGATGATGGATGAGGGCAATCCCCGCCTGCTGCTGGACACCGCCTATCGCTACGGCGCCGATATGATGATTGCCGGCGGCAGGAACATGTATACCGCTTATAAGGCCCGGCTGCCGTTTCTTGATATCAACCAGGAGCGCGAAGAGGCCTTCGCCGGTTACCAAGGCATGGTAAATCTGGCGGCGGCGGTATGCCGTACATTGGAAAGTCCGGTCTGGCCGCAGGTCAACCGTCCCGCGCCCTGGCACTGAAAGGCTGAGGAGAAGAAAATGACACAGGTCGTCCGTTCCGTTAAACCGCTAGCCGCCAGTCCGATCAAAAGCGGACAGCCCCTTGGGGCCATCCTGGCCGCTATGGGGCTGGAAAATTGCATCCCGCTGGTTCATGGCGCGCAGGGGTGCAGCGCTTTCGCCAAAGTATTTTTTATCCAGCATTTCCATGAGCCCATCCCCCTGCAATCCACCGCCATGGAGCCGATTACCACCATTATGGGGGCTGACAATAATATTTCCGCCGCGCTGCAAACCTTATGCGAACGTAACGCGCCGCGCATTATCGTGCTGTTAAGCACCGGCCTGTCGGAAGCCCAGGGCAGCGATTTAAGCCGGGCGGTGGCATTATTCCGCGAAAGCCATCCCAAGCACCGGCAGGTGGGGATATTAACCGTCAGTACGCCGGATTTTTACGGTTCGATGGAAAACGGTTATGCCGCGCTGCTGGAAAGCTTG
Encoded here:
- the nifH gene encoding nitrogenase iron protein — protein: MAIRQCAIYGKGGIGKSTTTQNLVAALAEIGKKVMIIGCDPKADSTRLILHAKAQNTIMELAAEVGSVEDLELEDVLQVGYAGIRCAESGGPEPGVGCAGRGVITAINFLEEEGAYEDSLDFVFYDVLGDVVCGGFAMPIRENKAQEIYIVCSGEMMAMYAANNICKGIVKYAKSGKVRLGGLICNSRQTDREDELIIALAEKLGTQMIHFVPRHNIVQRAEIRRMTVIEYDPTCDQANEYRTLAKKIVDNKLMVIPTPVTMDELEALLMEFGILDVEDENIIGKTAAEEAQSV
- the nifD gene encoding nitrogenase molybdenum-iron protein alpha chain, encoding MTDITGEQTLALIQEVLEVFPEKARKERAKHYMLSSPEMESVGKCITSNRKSQPGVMTVRGCAYAGSKGVVFGPIKDMAHISHGPIGCGQYSRAGRRNYYTGYSGVNAFGTLNFTSDFQEKDIVFGGDKKLAKLIEEMETLFPLTKGISVQSECPVGLIGDDIEAVAREAQKKLDKPVVPVRCEGFRGVSQSLGHHIANDVVRDWILSNRDEKEFETTPYDVAIIGDYNIGGDAWASRILLQEIGLRVAAQWSGDGTLVEMENTPKVKLNLVHCYRSMNYISRHMEEKYGIPWMEYNFFGPTKIAESLRKIAALFDEHIQAQTEQVIARYQGQTEAVIAKYRPRLEGKRVLLYLGGLRPRHVIGAYEDLGMEIVGSGYEFAHNDDYDRTLPDLHKSTLLFDDASSFELEEIIKILKPDLIGSGIKEKYIFQKMGFPFRQMHSWDYSGPYHGYDGFAVFARDMDMTLNNPSWTQMTAPWLKTA
- the nifT gene encoding putative nitrogen fixation protein NifT yields the protein MPSVLFSEKKDGLYCYIAKQDLEARVLHIEFDDASCWGGNVELEGGKSYYIYPQPGKPSLPVRLRASKSGGDASGTGV
- a CDS encoding NifB/NifX family molybdenum-iron cluster-binding protein, with product MNVPTDDPLFWRLFALAQLLPQFAPQALILWLERECRQPLSPVLLARLDPAALARDFPADVPPPSAAQWQQAAACLKGDLPSHLITDPERGQPLQLRAAFASSNGLMVDGHFGQSTLFFVYAFDGLEPFLYQVRRYRDLPDGPEEGNEARARLLSDCHLLFCEAIGGPAAARVIRNNIHPIKIKPPMDISQQLQALQTMLGGRIPPWLAKRLGKASPYIQHDFSL
- a CDS encoding ankyrin repeat domain-containing protein; the encoded protein is MSIVKLLLPFPNLDINRCNTAGSTALHIAVAMGSEDIVEALLENRHINMDIKDGDNLTPLELAINQGNENIKKLLITKRNYVKASPRIPAGK
- the nifE gene encoding nitrogenase iron-molybdenum cofactor biosynthesis protein NifE, whose product is MNNNDIAALFVEPACEHNGKHKTGCKPPKPGSTAGGCAFDGAQITLLPVADVAHLVHGPIGCAGSSWDNRGSRSSGPELNRLGFTTDLSEQDVIMGRGERRLFHAVRHIAERYRPAAIFIYNTCVPAMEGDDIESVCRSASAAAGIPVIAVDAAGFYGSKNLGNRIAGDVMLRQVVGQHEPAPWPSDYPVAESLGHSIGLIGEYNIAGEFWQVLPLLDELGVRVLCTLSGDARFAEIQTLHRSEANMLVCSRALINVARQLKEQYGTPWFEGSFYGLREMSSSLRQLAGLLGDEDLIARTETLIAREEAFVQSKLAPWRDRLRGKRVLLYTGGVKSWSVVSALQDLGMDVVATGTRKSTEEDKARIRALMGEDALMMDEGNPRLLLDTAYRYGADMMIAGGRNMYTAYKARLPFLDINQEREEAFAGYQGMVNLAAAVCRTLESPVWPQVNRPAPWH